A window of the Coprobacter fastidiosus genome harbors these coding sequences:
- a CDS encoding nitroreductase family protein, which yields MKVIEDVLLKRTSVRRYEREKIEPEKLDLIYRAIASTPTSYNGQQYSVIAVEDQEKKELLYEIIGQKQIKTSAVFLVFCVDFNKVSLLAKAKELDFPRIQDKMDGVMIGLIDAALAMQNAVVAAQSLGLGSCCIGYARTADPARVAEVLQLPKGVFVACGLSIGYPREIPDLKPKQPLSVLIHKNHYRTDDMTEELLTYDRLICEYNGCRAGVKTDNDWCAHMLNYYREALKYDMEGYLKAQGFNLEYK from the coding sequence ATGAAAGTTATAGAAGATGTCTTGTTGAAACGGACTTCGGTTCGACGTTATGAACGGGAAAAAATAGAACCGGAAAAGCTTGATTTGATTTATCGGGCGATAGCGAGTACACCGACCAGTTACAACGGTCAGCAATATTCGGTTATTGCGGTAGAAGATCAGGAAAAAAAAGAACTGCTATATGAAATTATCGGTCAGAAGCAAATAAAGACGTCTGCCGTATTTCTGGTTTTTTGTGTCGATTTTAATAAAGTGTCTCTATTGGCAAAAGCCAAGGAGCTCGATTTTCCCCGTATTCAGGATAAAATGGACGGAGTAATGATCGGATTGATCGATGCGGCTCTGGCAATGCAGAATGCCGTGGTTGCAGCACAATCTTTGGGCCTGGGAAGCTGCTGTATCGGGTATGCCCGAACAGCCGATCCGGCTCGTGTCGCAGAAGTTTTGCAGCTTCCGAAGGGGGTATTTGTTGCTTGCGGACTCTCTATCGGTTATCCTCGGGAGATTCCCGATCTGAAACCGAAACAGCCTTTATCGGTCTTGATACATAAAAACCATTATCGAACCGATGATATGACGGAGGAATTATTAACCTACGATCGTTTAATTTGTGAATATAACGGTTGCAGAGCGGGAGTGAAGACTGATAATGATTGGTGCGCTCACATGCTTAACTACTATCGGGAAGCATTGAAATATGATATGGAAGGTTATTTAAAAGCGCAAGGTTTTAACTTAGAATATAAATAG
- a CDS encoding IMPACT family protein: MEDTYKTIARTSEGLYKEKMSKFISFAVPVSTLDEVKENLEIYQKKYYDARHICWAYMLGHQRVDFRSNDNGEPSGTAGKPILGQINSFGLTNILIVVIRYFGGIKLGTSGLIVAYREAAAEAIRANEIIECLVEDDIRVAFEYPFLNDVMRIVKEDNVTIISQYFNLDCDMTLRVRRSAVDYLRSRLAKVESLRFLEE, from the coding sequence ATGGAAGATACGTATAAAACGATAGCCCGAACTTCTGAGGGGTTGTATAAAGAAAAAATGAGTAAGTTCATCTCTTTTGCAGTTCCGGTTTCTACGTTAGATGAAGTTAAGGAAAACCTTGAAATATATCAGAAGAAGTATTATGATGCCCGACACATTTGTTGGGCGTATATGCTGGGACATCAACGTGTGGACTTTCGTTCGAATGATAACGGAGAACCTTCGGGAACAGCAGGAAAACCTATACTCGGACAAATCAATTCGTTCGGACTGACGAATATATTGATTGTCGTAATTCGTTATTTCGGAGGAATAAAATTGGGAACGAGCGGGCTGATCGTCGCTTATCGTGAAGCTGCTGCCGAAGCGATCCGGGCGAATGAAATAATTGAATGCCTTGTTGAGGATGATATACGTGTGGCGTTTGAATATCCTTTTCTGAATGATGTGATGCGTATTGTAAAAGAGGATAATGTTACTATAATTTCTCAATATTTTAATTTAGATTGTGATATGACCCTTCGTGTGCGTCGATCGGCTGTCGATTATCTCCGTTCACGGCTTGCTAAAGTGGAGAGTCTTCGTTTTTTAGAAGAATAG
- a CDS encoding PepSY-like domain-containing protein — protein sequence MKKLIFLFVCVFSIQVALADNDKPINFTQLPQAAQKFVKQHFPKAKIAFVKMETELFDKSYDVVFNNGDQLEFDKKGEWTEVNCKSTVVPAKVIPAPIKKYVETNYPEAKVLSIERDRYDYEVKLSNFWEIKFDMNFNVIDMDNDRD from the coding sequence ATGAAAAAGTTGATCTTTTTATTCGTATGTGTATTTTCTATTCAAGTAGCATTGGCAGATAATGATAAGCCGATTAATTTTACTCAGTTGCCTCAAGCGGCACAAAAATTTGTAAAACAACATTTCCCGAAAGCTAAAATCGCTTTTGTGAAAATGGAGACCGAGTTGTTCGATAAATCTTATGATGTGGTTTTTAATAATGGAGACCAACTTGAATTCGATAAGAAAGGCGAATGGACGGAAGTAAACTGTAAGTCAACTGTTGTACCGGCTAAGGTTATTCCAGCCCCTATAAAAAAATATGTAGAAACGAACTATCCCGAAGCGAAGGTACTTAGTATCGAGAGAGACCGTTACGATTATGAAGTAAAGTTGTCCAATTTCTGGGAAATCAAATTCGATATGAATTTCAATGTGATCGATATGGATAATGACCGGGATTAA
- a CDS encoding ATP-binding cassette domain-containing protein, producing MKKRKKYILIAASWFTVLLCWQFFSLYIGNKDIFPSAFQLITAVFYLFSEASFLSAVSSTLLRGICGMLLSLCLAAILAWRASRSDAFRTYIHPFLTLLRSVPIISFLFLFLIWFSPEYIPLVMALITIVPVLTENLIAGFRNIDHSLLEMSYMYTFSVKQKIKHIIYPAVSPYLFSGLISTAGLGWKAIIMGEALAQPVTGIGVMIREAHGFIEVPRLLAWTLIAVVISYGFELLLKRAEKYNFPVSFASKDYAEKIMENFPDILNIEGIRKRYGHKILLSELRLSVSRGKITCLMASSGYGKTTLLRLLSGLDHAEAGDVPLKKDCKVAFLFQEYRLLPHLTVCENIALSRASCMRKETVRKEITEILEQLDMRNCIDRFPETLSGGECQRVVLARMMFFPASLYLLDEPFKGLDFDLKQKVMDYLRKWQVRYGKTILYVTHQDDETRIADKIVRIQ from the coding sequence ATGAAAAAGCGAAAAAAATATATTCTTATTGCCGCTTCATGGTTTACCGTATTGCTATGTTGGCAGTTTTTTTCGCTATATATCGGGAATAAAGATATTTTTCCCTCGGCTTTTCAGCTTATTACAGCAGTATTTTATTTGTTTTCGGAAGCCTCTTTTTTGTCTGCCGTATCATCAACTTTGTTGCGAGGAATATGCGGGATGTTGCTTTCCCTTTGTCTGGCTGCGATATTGGCATGGCGCGCTTCCCGATCGGATGCGTTTCGCACCTATATCCATCCTTTTTTGACCTTACTTCGTTCCGTTCCGATTATTTCATTTTTGTTTTTATTTTTGATTTGGTTTTCTCCGGAATATATTCCTCTGGTAATGGCGTTGATAACTATAGTTCCGGTATTGACCGAGAATTTAATAGCCGGTTTTCGGAATATCGATCACTCCTTGCTGGAAATGTCCTATATGTATACTTTTTCGGTAAAGCAAAAGATAAAACATATTATTTATCCGGCAGTATCGCCTTATCTTTTCAGCGGATTGATCTCTACGGCAGGATTAGGATGGAAAGCTATTATTATGGGAGAAGCTTTGGCCCAACCCGTTACGGGTATCGGTGTTATGATTCGTGAAGCTCACGGCTTTATAGAAGTTCCCCGTTTGCTGGCATGGACGTTAATTGCCGTAGTCATATCATACGGTTTTGAATTGTTATTGAAAAGGGCTGAAAAATATAATTTCCCGGTTTCTTTCGCCTCAAAGGATTATGCGGAAAAAATAATGGAGAATTTTCCCGATATTCTTAATATAGAGGGGATTCGAAAGAGATACGGACATAAAATCTTATTATCGGAATTACGGTTGTCTGTTTCGAGGGGGAAAATTACTTGTTTGATGGCTTCTTCCGGATATGGGAAAACGACTTTGTTGCGTCTGTTGTCGGGACTGGATCATGCCGAAGCGGGAGATGTTCCTTTAAAAAAAGATTGCAAAGTGGCTTTCCTTTTTCAAGAATATAGACTTTTGCCCCATCTGACAGTATGTGAAAATATTGCACTTTCCCGTGCCTCTTGTATGCGGAAGGAGACGGTTCGTAAAGAAATAACCGAGATTTTGGAACAACTGGATATGCGAAATTGCATAGATCGTTTTCCTGAAACGTTGAGTGGGGGAGAATGTCAACGTGTCGTATTGGCGCGAATGATGTTTTTCCCTGCATCTTTATATTTGCTTGATGAACCGTTTAAAGGGCTCGATTTTGATCTGAAGCAAAAAGTTATGGACTATTTGCGGAAATGGCAGGTCCGGTACGGAAAGACTATCTTGTATGTTACACATCAAGATGATGAGACGAGAATAGCTGATAAGATTGTAAGAATTCAGTAA
- a CDS encoding 2-amino-4-hydroxy-6-hydroxymethyldihydropteridine diphosphokinase encodes MNRAIVCLGSNVPGGKLLVKKSCVEIRGLVSSAKFSSCYETVPVSSIPQPNYHNCVGVLETELEFEDLFRIFKEMEKAAGRTPGGKKVGIVPLDIDIAMWNDEIKKPRDMMQDYMQIGLMELNDPSCRLVK; translated from the coding sequence ATGAACAGGGCAATTGTTTGTTTGGGATCGAATGTTCCCGGAGGAAAATTATTAGTGAAAAAAAGTTGTGTGGAGATTCGGGGATTAGTCTCGTCTGCGAAATTCTCTTCTTGTTATGAAACCGTTCCGGTGAGCAGTATTCCTCAGCCGAATTACCACAATTGTGTAGGCGTTTTGGAAACGGAATTGGAATTTGAAGATTTATTTCGTATTTTTAAGGAAATGGAAAAGGCTGCCGGACGTACTCCGGGCGGTAAAAAAGTAGGAATTGTTCCTTTAGATATAGATATAGCTATGTGGAACGATGAAATTAAAAAACCGAGAGATATGATGCAGGATTATATGCAGATCGGTCTGATGGAATTGAATGACCCGTCTTGCCGTCTTGTAAAGTAA
- a CDS encoding Tex family protein, producing the protein MNKIFPQLISKALNVKADQISNTIALLEDGATIPFISRYRKEMTGALDEVQIADIKNRYDKLCEIEKRKQTILSTIEEQGKLSSELKNRIESSWDMTELEDIYLPYKPRRRTRAEIAREKGLEPLAKWLMIQQPGDPGYKASAFIKGEVKDSEDALKGACDIIAEWISENERARNTVRGLFRREAVISSRVVKTKVEEAAKYRDYFEWSEPLYRCSSHRLLAMRRGEAEGFLKVSISPEDELCIDRLEGQFIKNATAAAAFVSDAVRDGYKRLLKPSIETEFAASSKEKADDEAIRVFSENLKQLLLAPPLGQKRVLGIDPGFRTGCKVVCLDAQGNLLHNETIFPHPPRQDVSGSARKITHLVEVYDIQAIAIGNGTASRETENFITNLRYDRKVQVFVVSENGASVYSASKVAREEFPEYDVTVRGAVSIGRRLMDPLAELVKIDPKSIGVGQYQHDVDQGKLKKSLDQTVENCVNSVGVDINTASKHLLVYISGLGPQLAQNIIDYRKENGPFHSRKELLKVPRMGEKAFEQAAGFLRIASSENPLDNSAVHPERYALVEKMAFDLGCTVKELIADKELRKRLVLENYLSEEVGMPTLKDILEELDKPGRDPRQTIKVFEFDASVKTIDDLKEGMLLPGIVTNITNFGCFVDIGIKENGLVHISQLADRYVSDPTEIVSIHQQIMVKVMSVDKERKRVQLSMKDI; encoded by the coding sequence ATGAATAAAATATTTCCACAGTTGATTTCAAAGGCTTTGAACGTCAAGGCCGATCAGATTTCGAATACGATAGCCTTACTTGAGGACGGAGCTACGATTCCGTTTATAAGCCGCTATCGGAAAGAGATGACCGGAGCGTTAGATGAGGTGCAGATTGCCGATATAAAAAACCGATATGACAAATTATGTGAAATAGAGAAACGGAAACAGACAATCCTCTCAACGATCGAGGAACAAGGAAAACTGTCTTCGGAATTGAAAAATCGTATAGAGTCTTCTTGGGATATGACGGAGTTGGAAGACATCTATTTGCCGTACAAACCGAGACGTCGTACTCGTGCGGAAATAGCCCGAGAGAAGGGGTTAGAACCTTTGGCTAAATGGCTGATGATTCAGCAACCCGGTGATCCGGGATATAAAGCTTCAGCTTTTATAAAAGGGGAAGTTAAAGATAGCGAAGATGCGTTGAAAGGTGCTTGTGATATTATTGCCGAATGGATTTCTGAAAATGAAAGAGCAAGAAATACCGTACGGGGATTATTCCGGAGAGAAGCTGTAATATCGTCTCGTGTAGTAAAAACGAAAGTTGAAGAAGCTGCGAAATATAGAGATTATTTCGAGTGGTCTGAGCCGTTGTATCGTTGTTCTTCTCATCGTTTGTTAGCAATGCGTAGAGGAGAAGCCGAAGGTTTTTTAAAAGTTTCTATATCACCGGAAGATGAACTTTGTATAGACCGTCTTGAAGGTCAATTTATAAAGAATGCTACGGCTGCGGCTGCGTTTGTATCCGATGCGGTGCGTGACGGATATAAACGTTTATTGAAACCTTCGATAGAGACTGAGTTTGCTGCATCGTCTAAAGAAAAAGCCGATGACGAGGCTATTCGGGTTTTTTCTGAAAACTTGAAACAACTGTTGCTAGCTCCTCCTTTAGGGCAGAAACGAGTGTTGGGAATCGATCCGGGATTTCGTACCGGATGTAAGGTCGTCTGTCTGGATGCTCAGGGAAATCTATTACATAATGAGACGATATTTCCGCATCCTCCTCGTCAGGATGTTTCCGGTTCGGCTCGAAAAATAACGCATTTAGTAGAGGTATATGACATTCAGGCAATAGCGATCGGTAATGGTACGGCAAGTCGGGAAACAGAAAATTTTATTACCAATTTGCGTTATGATAGAAAAGTCCAGGTATTTGTCGTCAGTGAAAATGGTGCATCTGTTTATTCTGCTTCGAAAGTTGCCAGAGAAGAATTTCCGGAGTATGATGTAACTGTAAGAGGTGCTGTATCTATCGGCCGGCGTTTGATGGATCCGCTTGCGGAATTGGTGAAAATAGATCCGAAATCTATCGGAGTAGGACAATATCAGCATGATGTTGATCAGGGTAAGCTTAAGAAATCTTTGGATCAGACTGTCGAGAATTGTGTTAATTCTGTCGGTGTGGATATTAATACGGCAAGTAAGCATCTGTTGGTATATATTTCAGGATTAGGACCTCAGTTGGCGCAAAATATCATAGATTACCGTAAGGAAAACGGACCGTTTCACTCCCGAAAAGAATTGCTGAAAGTTCCTCGTATGGGAGAAAAGGCTTTTGAACAAGCTGCCGGCTTTTTGAGAATTGCTTCGTCGGAAAATCCTTTGGACAATTCGGCAGTGCATCCCGAACGTTATGCTTTGGTAGAAAAAATGGCATTTGATTTAGGCTGTACCGTCAAAGAATTGATAGCTGATAAAGAACTTCGTAAACGGTTGGTGCTGGAGAATTATCTTTCTGAAGAAGTCGGGATGCCGACTTTGAAAGATATTTTAGAAGAACTTGATAAACCGGGTAGAGACCCTCGACAAACTATTAAAGTGTTCGAGTTCGATGCTTCGGTGAAAACGATAGATGATCTCAAGGAAGGAATGCTACTTCCGGGAATTGTGACGAATATTACTAATTTCGGATGTTTTGTAGATATCGGTATTAAAGAAAACGGGTTGGTGCATATTTCGCAATTGGCAGACAGATATGTATCTGATCCAACAGAGATAGTATCTATACATCAGCAGATTATGGTAAAAGTGATGAGTGTGGATAAAGAGCGGAAAAGAGTGCAGTTATCAATGAAAGATATATAA